A part of Pirellulales bacterium genomic DNA contains:
- the tatC gene encoding twin-arginine translocase subunit TatC, with amino-acid sequence MLKPHEDDLFRQSTMTFGEHLEELRRRLFRAVIWLVVGLVVGLFIGRQVVHLIESPLTKSLAEYYADKADVALKAKFGDQLPAEDVELMKEGFVAEQVNVQPSKLIDALSGVNPDAAPAAIRLPTYRLTATDITNPRLLAETIQAASADEAKPTPARRIWEKLQPADRKLATAIADNKDADPDPKQVAQLADALSRLVSSSDFSDPEEDFPATAISDSTVALLLARRKDLKPNEVQRLNWLLLAAAAPDAIGPPHPYLAALTIWRPGSEDERIRPKAMSATEAFVIYMKAAFIAGLIIFSPMIFRELWLFVAAGLYPHERRYVHIFLPFSVVLFVSGALLAFFAAFPPVLHFLFSFNDWLGIPPEPRIGEWLSFVLFLPLAFGIGFQLPLVMLFLNRIGLITVEAYLRGWRVAVLVIFVLAPILNPSPDPYSMLLMAVPMTALYFGGILLCKYASRRKPTGIGGE; translated from the coding sequence ATGCTCAAGCCTCACGAAGACGATCTGTTTCGCCAAAGCACGATGACCTTCGGGGAGCACCTCGAGGAGCTGCGTCGGCGGCTGTTTCGAGCGGTTATCTGGCTCGTGGTCGGATTGGTCGTCGGACTGTTCATCGGGCGGCAGGTCGTTCATCTGATCGAAAGCCCGCTGACCAAGTCGCTCGCCGAGTATTACGCCGACAAAGCTGACGTCGCATTGAAGGCCAAGTTCGGCGACCAACTTCCGGCCGAAGACGTCGAGTTGATGAAGGAAGGATTCGTCGCTGAGCAGGTGAATGTCCAACCCAGCAAGCTGATCGACGCCCTGAGCGGTGTGAATCCCGATGCCGCTCCTGCCGCGATCCGACTCCCGACATATCGCTTGACGGCGACGGACATCACGAACCCGCGTTTGCTTGCCGAAACGATCCAGGCGGCGAGTGCCGACGAAGCCAAGCCCACGCCGGCCCGCAGAATCTGGGAGAAGCTGCAACCGGCCGACCGGAAGTTGGCGACCGCGATCGCGGACAACAAAGACGCCGATCCCGATCCCAAGCAGGTGGCGCAACTGGCCGATGCGTTGAGTCGATTGGTTTCCAGCTCGGATTTCTCTGATCCGGAGGAGGATTTCCCCGCGACCGCGATTTCAGATTCGACGGTGGCGTTGCTGCTCGCGCGGCGAAAGGATCTCAAGCCAAACGAAGTGCAGCGGCTGAACTGGCTGCTCCTGGCCGCCGCCGCGCCGGACGCCATCGGACCGCCGCATCCCTACCTGGCCGCGCTGACGATCTGGCGGCCCGGAAGCGAGGACGAGCGAATCCGCCCCAAGGCGATGAGCGCCACCGAGGCGTTTGTGATCTACATGAAGGCGGCCTTCATCGCCGGTTTAATTATCTTCAGCCCGATGATTTTTCGCGAGCTGTGGCTATTCGTGGCGGCCGGGCTTTATCCTCACGAGCGACGATATGTTCACATCTTTTTGCCGTTCAGCGTCGTGTTGTTCGTGAGCGGGGCGCTGTTGGCATTCTTCGCGGCATTTCCCCCGGTGCTGCACTTCCTCTTCAGCTTCAACGACTGGCTCGGCATCCCGCCGGAGCCGCGGATCGGCGAATGGCTCAGTTTCGTGCTGTTCTTGCCGTTGGCGTTCGGGATCGGATTTCAGTTGCCGCTAGTGATGTTGTTCCTGAATCGGATTGGTTTGATCACAGTGGAGGCATACCTGCGCGGCTGGCGGGTAGCGGTTTTGGTGATCTTCGTTTTGGCGCCGATCCTGAATCCATCTCCCGATCCTTACAGCATGTTGCTGATGGCCGTCCCGATGACGGCCCTCTATTTCGGCGGCATCCTGCTCTGCAAATACGCCTCCCGCCGCAAGCCCACGGGCATCGGCGGCGAGTGA
- a CDS encoding PQQ-binding-like beta-propeller repeat protein, which translates to MRAVAAALTLLAAFLSAGRAAAQFSAPPPSDLSDAVQVDEINSPTKALLERAKANSVEKQWDEAIDTLRQVMEHDGGKLIQIDSRRFVAVREYCQMQLAEMPPEGRALYRSRVDALAKRWYDAGLANRDASLLGRVVDQFFVSSWGDAALMALGEIALERGDYQEARWCWERISPGLRAADGQPLRRSLRVGQSAPAEPRNGSGELGAPNEVAAQSPRWLAYPDTKLNLADVRARLVLVSIMEGSLARARVELADFVRRHPEAKGRMAGREARYADTLARLLADAEARPQSPAMKDWTTFAGSPARTAISAEPKSLGNLAWEIPLGDGKPFQADANSLHSWPRNRVAEEQSALLSYHPLVVGNLVLVNNVDKVFAFDLRTGEPAWPVAAQQSPDAPAREPGEIYCGTKVQELQQDLVGDENLFRALGVPRFTMTAAGDRLYARLGSPVTGHPAAAPFGSGSSYLVCLDLAAQGLLVWRVPGDKARNERWAYEGAPVVAGNNVFVVMRYSDVRPQVHVACLDARTGALRWRKLICAAESLAQGQAEEITSNLLTLADDTLYLNTNLGAIAALSATDGEVRWVSTYPRARRTAGEPLRISANCYRDLNPAVYYRGSLFVAPSDAPGIIALDAATGALLWKSNFDLLGPIVHLLGIGADNLIVSGKRICWFDAVTGKVVNYWRDDTTSGYGRGVLVGNEVYWPMRTQIRRCKQQIGDHGELDADEPIELGRFDPPLTGGNLVAANGTLLIATPTKLIALGPGKSATPPAEAILTQANAAPRKNASAP; encoded by the coding sequence ATGCGAGCAGTTGCCGCGGCGTTGACGTTGCTGGCGGCGTTTCTGTCGGCAGGTCGCGCGGCGGCGCAATTCAGTGCGCCCCCGCCCTCCGATCTCTCGGACGCAGTGCAGGTGGATGAGATCAACTCGCCCACCAAAGCGCTGCTCGAACGGGCAAAGGCCAATTCGGTCGAAAAACAGTGGGACGAGGCGATCGACACACTTCGTCAGGTGATGGAGCACGACGGCGGCAAACTGATCCAGATCGATTCGCGGCGTTTTGTCGCTGTTCGCGAGTATTGCCAAATGCAGTTGGCCGAAATGCCGCCGGAAGGCCGGGCGCTGTATCGCAGCCGCGTCGACGCGCTCGCCAAGCGCTGGTACGACGCGGGCCTCGCCAATCGCGACGCCAGCTTGCTCGGCCGCGTGGTCGATCAATTCTTCGTCAGCAGTTGGGGCGACGCGGCGCTCATGGCGCTCGGTGAAATTGCGTTGGAACGCGGCGATTACCAGGAGGCCCGCTGGTGCTGGGAGCGGATCAGTCCGGGGCTGCGCGCCGCGGACGGTCAGCCGCTGCGGCGCAGTTTGCGGGTCGGCCAATCAGCGCCGGCCGAGCCGCGGAATGGGAGCGGCGAGCTTGGCGCGCCGAACGAGGTTGCCGCGCAATCGCCTCGCTGGCTGGCGTATCCCGACACGAAGCTGAATCTGGCCGACGTGCGCGCCCGACTCGTGTTGGTTTCCATCATGGAAGGTTCGCTGGCTCGGGCGCGCGTCGAGTTGGCCGATTTTGTCCGGCGGCATCCAGAGGCCAAAGGGCGCATGGCGGGCCGAGAGGCGCGATATGCTGACACGCTCGCGCGATTGTTGGCCGACGCGGAGGCCCGGCCCCAGTCCCCTGCAATGAAAGATTGGACCACCTTCGCCGGCTCGCCGGCCCGAACGGCCATTTCCGCCGAGCCGAAGTCGTTGGGAAATCTTGCTTGGGAAATTCCGCTCGGCGATGGAAAACCATTTCAAGCCGATGCCAACTCCCTGCACTCCTGGCCGAGGAACCGAGTGGCCGAGGAGCAATCGGCGCTGTTGAGCTACCATCCATTGGTTGTCGGCAACCTAGTTCTCGTCAACAACGTGGACAAGGTCTTTGCCTTCGACTTGCGAACGGGCGAGCCGGCCTGGCCGGTCGCGGCGCAGCAGTCGCCTGACGCCCCAGCTCGGGAGCCAGGAGAGATTTATTGCGGCACGAAAGTTCAGGAGCTGCAGCAAGACCTGGTAGGGGACGAGAATCTGTTTCGGGCGCTCGGCGTCCCGCGATTCACGATGACCGCGGCCGGCGACCGTCTCTATGCTCGTCTTGGATCGCCGGTCACGGGTCATCCGGCAGCAGCACCGTTCGGCAGCGGCTCCAGCTATCTAGTCTGTCTCGATCTGGCGGCCCAGGGACTCTTGGTATGGCGCGTGCCGGGAGATAAAGCGCGAAACGAACGCTGGGCTTACGAAGGCGCGCCGGTCGTCGCCGGGAACAATGTCTTTGTCGTCATGCGTTATAGCGACGTGCGGCCGCAGGTTCACGTCGCTTGCCTCGATGCGCGAACCGGCGCGCTCCGCTGGCGGAAGCTGATCTGCGCCGCCGAATCGCTGGCCCAAGGTCAAGCCGAGGAAATCACCTCCAATCTGCTGACCCTCGCCGACGACACGCTCTATCTGAACACGAACCTTGGAGCAATCGCGGCACTTTCCGCCACCGATGGGGAAGTCCGCTGGGTTAGCACATACCCTCGCGCGAGGCGAACGGCTGGGGAGCCGTTGCGAATCAGCGCCAACTGTTACCGGGATCTGAACCCGGCCGTTTACTACCGCGGCAGCTTGTTCGTTGCCCCCAGCGACGCTCCTGGCATAATAGCGCTCGACGCGGCGACGGGCGCCTTGCTTTGGAAAAGCAACTTCGATCTGCTCGGCCCGATCGTGCATTTGCTGGGGATCGGAGCAGACAATCTGATTGTCTCGGGCAAGAGAATCTGCTGGTTCGACGCGGTCACTGGCAAGGTCGTGAACTACTGGCGCGACGATACGACCAGCGGCTACGGACGCGGCGTGCTCGTTGGCAATGAGGTATACTGGCCAATGCGCACCCAAATCCGCCGCTGCAAGCAGCAAATCGGCGACCATGGCGAACTCGACGCCGACGAGCCGATCGAACTCGGCCGTTTCGATCCGCCGCTGACCGGAGGAAATCTCGTCGCAGCCAATGGAACCTTGTTGATCGCCACTCCAACGAAACTGATCGCCCTCGGCCCCGGCAAGTCGGCCACTCCACCGGCTGAGGCTATTTTGACGCAAGCCAACGCGGCGCCGAGGAAGAATGCAAGCGCCCCGTAA
- a CDS encoding MoxR family ATPase, whose translation MPDDDLQAVQRLSDAYRRITGELGKVIVGQQQVIEELMVALFARGHCLLVGVPGLAKTLMIRTLADSLSLKFNRIQFTPDLMPSDITGTEVIQEDKATGTRAFKFLEGPVFANVILADEINRTPPKTQAALLEAMQEYQITVGGTRHKLAEPFFVLATQNPIEQEGTYPLPEAQLDRFMFNIFVDYPDEEEEFQIVKQTTADVPTNVTRTLTAEEILGLARIVRRVPIADHVTRYALQFTRLTRKEKGKVPDFIREYVSWGAGPRASQYLVLGAKARAVLQGRYFATCDDIRAVAAPVLRHRIVTNFNAEAEGIRPDDIVRRLIETIPADEFEKSAGGKLPEVFRPANAG comes from the coding sequence ATGCCCGACGACGATCTGCAAGCCGTACAGAGACTAAGCGACGCCTATCGCCGCATCACCGGCGAATTGGGCAAGGTAATCGTCGGCCAGCAGCAAGTGATCGAAGAGTTGATGGTCGCCCTGTTCGCCCGCGGGCATTGCCTGCTGGTCGGCGTGCCTGGCCTGGCCAAGACGCTGATGATCCGCACACTGGCCGATTCGCTTTCGCTCAAGTTCAACCGCATCCAATTCACCCCCGACCTGATGCCCTCGGACATCACGGGGACCGAGGTGATTCAGGAGGACAAGGCGACCGGTACGCGAGCGTTCAAGTTTCTGGAAGGGCCGGTGTTCGCCAATGTGATCCTCGCCGACGAGATCAATCGCACGCCTCCCAAGACTCAGGCGGCGCTGCTCGAGGCGATGCAAGAGTATCAAATCACGGTCGGCGGCACGCGGCACAAGCTGGCCGAGCCGTTCTTCGTCCTCGCCACGCAGAACCCGATCGAGCAAGAAGGGACGTATCCACTTCCCGAGGCGCAGTTGGACCGCTTCATGTTCAATATCTTCGTCGACTATCCGGATGAGGAGGAAGAGTTCCAGATCGTGAAGCAAACGACGGCCGACGTGCCGACGAACGTCACTCGCACCCTCACGGCTGAGGAGATTCTCGGGCTCGCGCGGATCGTCCGCCGGGTGCCGATCGCCGACCACGTGACTCGCTACGCCCTGCAATTCACTCGGCTTACGCGCAAGGAAAAAGGCAAGGTGCCCGACTTCATTCGCGAGTACGTCAGTTGGGGCGCGGGTCCGCGGGCCAGCCAGTATTTGGTGCTGGGGGCGAAGGCCCGCGCCGTTCTCCAGGGACGATATTTCGCCACTTGCGACGACATCCGCGCGGTTGCCGCCCCCGTGCTGCGGCATCGCATCGTGACTAATTTCAATGCCGAGGCCGAGGGAATCAGGCCGGACGACATCGTGCGGCGGCTCATCGAAACCATCCCGGCCGACGAATTCGAGAAGAGCGCTGGTGGAAAACTTCCAGAAGTATTTAGACCCGCGAACGCTGGCTAA
- a CDS encoding DUF58 domain-containing protein, with the protein MENFQKYLDPRTLAKLQGLELRARLIVEGYVSGVHRSPFHGFSIEFAEHREYVPGDDLRYVDWKVFGKTDKYYLKRYEQETNLISYLLLDTSQSMSYRGPDAALSKLEYAQCIAASLAYLVLQQQDSVGLVTFDQEVRTLVRASSNPSHLKQLLHVMEVTAAGRKTATGPIFHDLAERLKKRGVVVILSDLFDKVPSLLAGLKHFRHRRHEVIIFHVLDPAELDFPFQRTTLFKGLEQLPDVLTEPRSLRRAYLGQFNQFLREVKQGCREHRIDYVPMRTDQPLDIALSAYLTSRLAKTG; encoded by the coding sequence GTGGAAAACTTCCAGAAGTATTTAGACCCGCGAACGCTGGCTAAGCTCCAGGGCCTCGAGTTGCGAGCCCGGTTGATCGTCGAAGGCTACGTGTCGGGCGTGCATCGCAGCCCGTTCCACGGCTTCTCGATCGAATTCGCCGAGCATCGCGAGTACGTGCCGGGCGACGACCTGCGGTACGTCGATTGGAAGGTGTTCGGCAAGACCGACAAGTATTATCTCAAGAGGTACGAGCAAGAAACGAACCTCATCAGCTATCTGTTGCTCGACACGAGCCAGAGCATGTCGTACCGCGGCCCCGACGCGGCGCTCTCGAAACTGGAATACGCCCAGTGCATCGCCGCGTCTTTGGCGTATTTGGTCTTGCAGCAGCAAGACAGCGTCGGACTGGTCACATTCGATCAGGAGGTGCGAACGCTCGTGCGGGCGAGCAGCAACCCTTCGCACCTGAAGCAACTGCTGCACGTGATGGAGGTGACCGCGGCCGGGAGGAAGACTGCGACCGGGCCCATCTTCCACGATCTGGCGGAGCGGCTCAAGAAACGCGGCGTCGTCGTGATCCTGAGCGACCTGTTCGACAAAGTGCCGTCGCTCTTGGCCGGGCTCAAGCATTTTCGCCATCGTCGCCACGAGGTGATCATCTTCCACGTGCTCGATCCGGCCGAACTGGATTTCCCCTTCCAGCGAACGACGCTCTTCAAGGGCCTCGAGCAATTGCCCGACGTGCTGACCGAGCCGCGCTCGCTCCGCCGGGCCTATCTGGGGCAATTCAACCAGTTCCTCCGCGAAGTCAAACAAGGCTGCCGCGAGCACCGTATCGATTATGTACCCATGCGCACCGACCAGCCGTTGGACATTGCGCTTTCGGCCTACTTGACCTCGCGGCTGGCGAAGACCGGCTGA